Proteins from a single region of Desulfobacter postgatei 2ac9:
- a CDS encoding CheR family methyltransferase: MDSVTFTSNEFIELKTLVYQICGINLHEGKLELLKSKVAKRMRLTKMNIHEYLSHLKSNEHEVIEFIDTVTTNHSFFFRENESIEYIVDHFNRNPQKAKKQFKIWCAACSTGDEPYTIAVQLENLGLSYTILATDISHSVLEVAARGIYKNDKIKNVPKPILHKFFQKGVGKYKDHVKIKKKIQQQITFKKFNLISDIMKQTDFDFVLCRNVMIYFDNQTSEKVVNKLYKSISPNNFFAIGNAESLMNMRHKFKAVKGMASLYRK, encoded by the coding sequence ATGGATTCGGTCACCTTTACATCAAATGAATTTATTGAACTCAAAACCCTTGTGTACCAGATCTGTGGTATCAATTTGCACGAGGGAAAGCTGGAGTTATTAAAATCCAAGGTTGCAAAAAGAATGCGACTGACCAAAATGAATATTCATGAATACTTATCTCATTTAAAATCAAACGAACATGAAGTTATTGAATTCATTGATACGGTGACAACCAATCATTCGTTTTTCTTTAGGGAAAATGAAAGTATTGAGTATATTGTCGATCATTTCAATCGAAATCCCCAAAAAGCTAAAAAACAGTTTAAGATATGGTGCGCAGCCTGTTCCACAGGGGACGAACCGTATACCATCGCAGTTCAATTAGAAAACTTGGGGCTGTCATACACCATTCTTGCTACAGATATCTCCCATTCTGTTTTGGAAGTTGCGGCCAGGGGAATCTATAAAAATGATAAAATCAAGAACGTGCCAAAACCGATCTTACATAAATTCTTCCAGAAAGGCGTCGGCAAATACAAAGATCATGTAAAAATCAAAAAAAAAATACAGCAACAGATAACCTTTAAAAAATTCAATTTAATTTCGGACATAATGAAACAAACGGATTTTGATTTTGTGTTGTGTCGAAATGTAATGATCTATTTTGATAATCAAACAAGCGAAAAAGTTGTAAACAAACTGTACAAATCAATTTCACCAAATAACTTTTTCGCTATAGGAAATGCGGAAAGTTTGATGAATATGAGGCATAAATTCAAAGCTGTAAAAGGCATGGCAAGTCTCTATCGTAAGTGA
- a CDS encoding protein-glutamate methylesterase/protein-glutamine glutaminase: MANDIKVLVVDDSAVVRKVFKDQLNRQKGITVIDTAPDPYVARDKIVKLNPDVLTLDIEMPRMDGITFLKKLMKYYPLPVIIVSSLTKKGSKLAMEALSIGALEVISKPNWAYSVGDMSVQLAEKIRAVHGAELKKRGGDNQSRASMGKTPLALAETTNKIIAIGASTGGTEAIKKVLTSMPQNSPGMVVVQHMPAQFTTSFAERLNELCQVNVKEARNGDTVTNGEVLIAPGNYHMLLKRSGARYYVEVKTGPLVHYQRPAVDILFRSVARYAGANALGILLTGMGKDGAEGLLEMKKAGAVTIAQDEASSVVYGMPKEAKQIGAVDYVEDILKIADRTCSVLQKLFA; the protein is encoded by the coding sequence ATGGCTAACGATATCAAGGTTCTGGTGGTCGATGATTCTGCAGTTGTGAGAAAAGTATTCAAAGACCAGTTAAATAGACAAAAAGGAATAACTGTTATTGATACGGCACCAGATCCCTACGTAGCCCGGGATAAAATTGTAAAGTTAAACCCTGACGTTCTCACGCTTGACATCGAGATGCCCCGCATGGACGGTATCACCTTCTTAAAAAAGTTGATGAAGTATTATCCACTTCCGGTGATCATTGTCAGTTCTTTGACAAAAAAAGGCAGTAAGCTTGCCATGGAAGCCTTGTCAATTGGTGCATTGGAGGTAATTTCCAAACCCAATTGGGCTTATTCGGTCGGTGATATGAGTGTGCAGCTTGCAGAAAAGATCCGGGCAGTCCATGGTGCGGAATTAAAAAAACGAGGCGGGGATAACCAATCAAGGGCATCTATGGGTAAAACACCCCTGGCATTGGCAGAAACGACAAATAAGATCATTGCTATTGGGGCATCCACTGGTGGAACCGAAGCGATTAAAAAGGTATTGACCTCCATGCCGCAAAATTCTCCCGGTATGGTCGTGGTGCAACATATGCCTGCCCAATTTACCACCTCGTTTGCAGAACGCTTAAATGAACTGTGTCAGGTGAACGTCAAAGAAGCCCGGAACGGAGATACGGTAACAAACGGAGAGGTCCTTATCGCCCCGGGTAATTATCACATGCTTTTAAAAAGAAGCGGGGCCCGATATTACGTGGAGGTTAAAACCGGTCCACTTGTTCATTATCAGAGGCCGGCGGTTGATATTCTGTTTCGATCCGTTGCAAGGTATGCCGGCGCAAATGCACTGGGTATCCTTTTGACCGGTATGGGAAAAGATGGGGCCGAAGGTTTGCTTGAGATGAAAAAAGCAGGGGCCGTAACCATTGCCCAGGATGAGGCGTCCAGTGTTGTGTATGGGATGCCCAAAGAGGCCAAGCAGATTGGCGCGGTTGATTATGTTGAAGATATTTTAAAGATTGCTGATCGAACATGCTCTGTTTTGCAAAAATTGTTTGCTTAA
- a CDS encoding chemotaxis protein CheA, protein MTYETIISTDEYSELSVKLNELSILIAGFCPGEIPDLGLMLNNLDDLINIAKGIDPATFYDISKRCKNYVEKMILKNLDDTKPVEEGVALLKSILCYLKKGEPFTFDYADVLEMLEENLSGDVKEQTAQVEKKDANDNIQNAPEKISDDDMEILTDFISEAQENLDTIEVSLIELEHDPVNTDIINDIFRPFHTIKGVAGFLSLTKINTLAHATENLLDSARSGDFIINHTVTDIILASVDTLKALLDKVKQGIQTGYRESDDDIDVDSLRSRLKQLQISLTKGEKEPLGEILVRKKELSQSDLDQALEIQNKHSVKKLGEILVEEKKVKPKQVASALMEQSCLKKKIDVQVRVSTQKLDDLVDYAGELVIAQSMLRQQTKEDAIVSKTVSQLGQIVNHMQNIAMSMRMIPIQATFMKMIRLVRDLSRKSGKEIHLSMTGEDTEIDRNVVDALYEPMVHMIRNACDHGIEATSERSKTGKPAQGNIHLCAYHKGGNIIIEIEDDGKGLDKDKILEKAKSTGLIKGDEQMTDTQVFDLIMQPGFSTAKEITDISGRGVGMDVVKDGIEKFRGHLNIASKKGKGTKFIISLPLTLAIIDGMLIGVDDQRYVIPTIAIQKAFKPRQGEYFTVKGKGEMVKDRGNLIPLIRLNEIYGTSNNKKSIDVCLVVVVESKEEKKAILIDELLGKDEYVIKSLGNSMNDIQGIAGGAILADGKVGLILDVDGIFSIVAQRPLEI, encoded by the coding sequence ATGACTTATGAAACCATAATATCAACTGACGAATACAGCGAGCTATCGGTAAAGCTAAACGAACTATCTATACTGATTGCCGGTTTTTGCCCAGGTGAAATCCCTGACCTGGGACTAATGCTCAACAATCTTGATGATCTGATCAATATTGCTAAAGGCATTGATCCTGCAACTTTTTATGACATTTCAAAACGCTGCAAAAACTATGTAGAGAAGATGATCCTTAAAAACCTTGATGATACAAAACCGGTTGAAGAGGGCGTTGCCCTGTTGAAATCCATATTGTGTTATTTAAAAAAAGGTGAACCATTTACATTTGATTATGCAGATGTACTTGAGATGCTGGAAGAAAATTTGTCAGGAGATGTTAAAGAACAAACAGCGCAGGTCGAAAAAAAAGACGCCAATGATAACATTCAAAACGCACCTGAAAAAATTTCCGATGATGACATGGAAATCCTTACTGATTTTATTTCAGAGGCGCAAGAAAATCTGGATACCATTGAGGTCTCCTTGATTGAACTGGAACATGATCCAGTGAATACCGATATCATCAATGACATATTCCGGCCGTTTCATACAATAAAAGGGGTTGCCGGATTTTTATCCCTGACTAAAATTAACACGCTTGCCCACGCAACCGAAAATTTGCTGGACAGTGCCCGAAGTGGTGATTTTATCATCAACCATACGGTCACAGATATCATTCTGGCGTCTGTAGACACCCTTAAGGCGCTTCTTGACAAGGTAAAGCAGGGTATTCAGACAGGCTACAGAGAGTCGGATGATGATATTGATGTCGATTCTTTAAGGAGTCGGCTCAAGCAACTTCAGATATCGCTTACCAAAGGAGAAAAAGAGCCTTTGGGGGAAATCCTTGTCCGTAAAAAAGAGCTAAGTCAATCCGACCTTGATCAGGCACTTGAAATTCAAAATAAACATTCGGTAAAAAAACTCGGGGAGATTCTGGTTGAAGAAAAAAAGGTGAAACCTAAACAGGTTGCCTCAGCCCTGATGGAGCAGTCTTGCCTTAAAAAGAAAATAGATGTGCAAGTAAGGGTCAGCACCCAGAAACTGGATGATCTCGTGGATTATGCCGGAGAACTTGTTATTGCGCAATCCATGCTCCGACAGCAGACTAAAGAGGATGCCATTGTTAGTAAGACTGTTTCCCAATTGGGACAGATCGTAAACCATATGCAGAATATCGCCATGTCCATGCGTATGATCCCGATTCAGGCAACATTTATGAAAATGATCCGTCTGGTCCGCGATCTTTCCCGAAAATCGGGTAAAGAGATCCATTTATCCATGACCGGGGAAGATACTGAGATTGACAGGAATGTCGTAGATGCCCTTTATGAGCCGATGGTGCATATGATCAGGAACGCCTGCGACCATGGAATTGAAGCAACATCTGAACGATCAAAAACAGGCAAGCCTGCCCAGGGCAATATACATCTTTGCGCCTATCATAAAGGCGGGAATATTATCATTGAGATTGAAGATGACGGCAAAGGCCTGGACAAAGATAAGATATTGGAAAAAGCCAAATCAACCGGACTGATTAAAGGCGATGAGCAAATGACCGATACCCAGGTTTTTGATCTGATCATGCAGCCGGGATTCTCCACGGCAAAAGAGATAACAGACATATCCGGTCGCGGGGTGGGCATGGATGTGGTTAAAGATGGTATTGAAAAATTTCGCGGCCATCTTAACATTGCGTCGAAAAAAGGAAAGGGCACTAAATTCATTATCAGCCTGCCGCTGACTCTTGCGATCATTGACGGTATGCTGATCGGAGTGGATGATCAAAGATATGTCATCCCCACCATTGCTATTCAAAAAGCTTTCAAACCACGGCAGGGAGAGTATTTTACTGTAAAAGGCAAAGGTGAAATGGTCAAAGACCGTGGCAATCTAATCCCTCTAATACGATTGAATGAGATTTACGGGACCAGTAACAACAAAAAATCCATAGACGTGTGTTTGGTTGTGGTGGTTGAATCAAAAGAGGAAAAAAAAGCAATCTTGATAGATGAGCTTCTGGGTAAAGACGAGTACGTGATCAAAAGTCTGGGCAACAGTATGAACGATATTCAAGGTATAGCCGGCGGTGCGATTCTGGCTGACGGAAAAGTGGGACTGATTTTAGATGTAGACGGCATTTTTTCCATTGTTGCTCAAAGGCCATTGGAGATCTGA
- a CDS encoding hybrid sensor histidine kinase/response regulator, whose product MVNDRHRNDFWHQIPGLKFPGKRSYQVTVALVFGLIGFGVNFLDIEFLKTGDFKISILLGVFFPLLIALAWGWRYGLLCALAGGCQTMWWLWYGGGWGVLYSVPVFTLWIVWHGWWADRRSGSSPWYMTSFAVEIPFRIISELGFMMLFPWLVSLNPPPWDPLLVQDHVSPAWLHTVGIKNTVTAYLFLMIAYVIFSLGPARRFFGLSSRRAQADSMVIYITAILFGVVLWILDVLTNYFFFPIEGQTFWGLAVHGASPKELFFRSFYITAALLVGIVMDRVNRSRVKLQERFDHQNRALAAIRNVNQLIVAEKDPDRLLNEACRLLVETRSFYNAWIALTVDGRPKKPFYHAGFNGGFTPMAEFLLAGDIPACAKALHTSGNIQVKENPSEYCKGCPLISLYAGRAGLCVGLNHADRNFGWLSLSCPIEFVHLPEEHDLIKEVAGDIAFALWVIENENHRKTVESQYAAILAASVDAVIAFDLNGRITVFNPSAERMFGCKAEDALGSSITRFCPEDRLAEQERKVRYVYETGELTGYESERLAVDGRRIWVELSMFLSRNDLGRPQEINAILRDISERKKMEKQVQQAQKMEAIGSLAGGIAHDFNNILFPIIGFSQMLMEDFYKESTEYKNAREILTAAGRASELVNQILSFSRQSEDKSMPVRFQTIIREVLKLCRSTIPSNIKIHQEINSQCGYIMADPTKLHQVAMNLMTNAYHAIAPDHGEISLRLCEKEFSQEDIQAVSLKPGRYVMLTVSDTGKGIDPDIKKRIFDPYFTTKEKGKGTGLGLSVVHGIVHAYGGEIKVYSEIGQGTTFNVYLPLMETSVEIPTEKKMKINPMGNEHILLVDDEQPIVQMEKTILERLGYHVTSRTGSIEALEVFKAKADTFDLVITDMTMPNMTGDQLAKELLAVNPDIPVIILTGFSERINKATIETIGVKGLLMKPVVISDMALEIRRVLDENQSVA is encoded by the coding sequence ATGGTCAATGATAGACATAGAAACGATTTTTGGCATCAGATTCCCGGGCTTAAATTTCCTGGAAAGCGTTCCTACCAGGTCACCGTGGCGCTTGTATTCGGATTGATCGGATTCGGCGTTAATTTTCTGGACATTGAATTTTTAAAAACCGGCGATTTTAAAATCAGCATTCTGCTGGGGGTATTCTTTCCCCTGCTCATTGCCTTGGCCTGGGGCTGGCGCTACGGACTGCTTTGCGCCCTGGCCGGCGGATGCCAAACCATGTGGTGGCTCTGGTACGGGGGAGGCTGGGGGGTCCTTTACTCGGTGCCGGTCTTCACCTTATGGATTGTCTGGCACGGCTGGTGGGCCGACCGCCGCTCCGGCAGCTCTCCCTGGTATATGACCTCGTTTGCCGTGGAAATTCCGTTCCGTATTATTAGTGAACTGGGCTTTATGATGCTATTTCCATGGCTGGTCTCTTTGAATCCACCGCCCTGGGATCCCTTGCTGGTACAGGACCACGTGAGTCCGGCCTGGCTCCATACGGTGGGCATTAAAAACACGGTGACAGCCTATCTTTTTTTAATGATCGCCTATGTCATCTTCAGCCTGGGGCCTGCCCGGCGTTTTTTCGGCCTGTCGTCACGACGGGCCCAGGCCGATAGCATGGTCATATATATCACTGCCATACTCTTTGGCGTGGTTTTGTGGATACTGGATGTTCTCACGAATTACTTTTTTTTCCCTATTGAGGGACAAACTTTCTGGGGGCTTGCAGTGCATGGGGCAAGCCCCAAAGAGCTGTTTTTTCGATCCTTTTACATAACAGCGGCCTTGCTTGTTGGGATCGTCATGGATCGCGTCAACCGCAGCCGGGTGAAACTGCAAGAGCGCTTCGACCACCAGAACCGTGCGCTGGCAGCCATCCGTAACGTCAACCAGCTCATTGTCGCAGAAAAGGATCCGGATCGCCTTCTGAATGAAGCCTGCCGTCTGCTGGTGGAAACCCGCAGCTTTTATAACGCATGGATCGCGCTGACAGTCGACGGGCGGCCAAAGAAACCATTTTATCATGCGGGGTTTAACGGCGGGTTTACCCCCATGGCCGAATTCCTGCTCGCCGGGGATATACCGGCTTGTGCCAAAGCGCTCCACACGTCCGGCAATATTCAGGTAAAAGAAAACCCGTCAGAATATTGCAAAGGCTGTCCGTTGATTTCTCTCTATGCCGGCCGGGCCGGGCTTTGTGTGGGGCTGAATCACGCTGACAGGAACTTTGGCTGGCTCAGCCTCTCCTGCCCCATCGAGTTTGTCCACCTCCCCGAAGAACACGACCTCATAAAGGAAGTGGCAGGCGACATTGCCTTTGCTCTATGGGTCATTGAAAATGAAAATCACCGTAAAACCGTTGAAAGTCAATACGCTGCCATATTAGCAGCCTCTGTTGATGCGGTGATTGCTTTTGACCTGAATGGCAGGATCACGGTGTTCAACCCCAGCGCCGAAAGAATGTTTGGTTGTAAGGCTGAAGATGCCCTGGGGTCGTCCATCACACGCTTCTGCCCTGAAGATCGTTTGGCAGAGCAGGAAAGAAAGGTGCGTTATGTGTATGAAACCGGTGAGTTAACCGGTTATGAGTCCGAAAGGCTGGCTGTCGATGGCCGACGGATATGGGTGGAACTCTCAATGTTCCTGAGCCGGAACGATCTGGGCCGTCCACAGGAAATAAATGCTATTTTACGGGATATCAGCGAACGGAAAAAAATGGAAAAACAGGTGCAGCAAGCCCAGAAAATGGAAGCCATTGGTTCTCTGGCCGGCGGTATTGCCCATGATTTTAACAATATCCTTTTTCCGATTATCGGGTTTTCACAAATGCTGATGGAAGATTTTTATAAAGAGAGTACTGAATATAAAAATGCCAGGGAGATTCTAACAGCAGCCGGAAGGGCTAGCGAGCTTGTCAACCAAATTCTTTCTTTCAGCCGTCAATCCGAAGATAAAAGCATGCCGGTTCGATTTCAAACTATTATTAGAGAGGTGTTGAAACTCTGCCGGTCAACCATCCCGAGCAATATAAAAATCCATCAGGAGATCAATTCCCAATGCGGTTATATAATGGCAGACCCGACAAAACTGCACCAGGTCGCCATGAACCTGATGACCAATGCGTATCATGCCATCGCGCCGGACCATGGAGAAATATCATTAAGGCTTTGTGAAAAAGAATTCAGTCAGGAAGATATCCAGGCCGTTTCACTTAAACCCGGCCGATACGTGATGCTCACCGTTTCCGATACAGGTAAAGGGATTGACCCTGACATCAAAAAAAGAATATTTGATCCGTACTTTACCACTAAGGAGAAAGGTAAAGGTACCGGATTAGGCCTCTCTGTTGTTCACGGAATTGTCCATGCGTATGGCGGTGAAATAAAAGTGTACAGTGAAATTGGACAAGGAACGACGTTTAATGTTTATCTTCCTTTGATGGAAACATCGGTTGAAATCCCAACCGAAAAAAAGATGAAAATCAACCCGATGGGAAATGAACATATTCTTTTGGTTGATGACGAACAACCGATTGTTCAGATGGAGAAAACCATACTTGAACGGCTTGGCTATCACGTAACATCCCGTACGGGAAGTATTGAAGCCCTGGAAGTGTTCAAGGCAAAAGCCGACACATTTGATCTGGTTATCACAGACATGACCATGCCCAACATGACCGGAGATCAATTGGCAAAAGAGTTGTTGGCCGTTAACCCGGATATCCCTGTCATCATACTTACCGGCTTCAGTGAAAGGATCAACAAAGCTACAATAGAGACCATAGGGGTAAAAGGACTTCTTATGAAACCTGTTGTGATATCTGATATGGCGCTGGAAATCCGAAGGGTATTAGATGAAAACCAAAGCGTTGCTTAG
- a CDS encoding methyl-accepting chemotaxis protein, which yields MRNMSLGIKISAGFGLLILIAIALGGMAVWNMNTVKTQSVMLAEEYVPQVEMAMALRGAVNRLMFEMRGYGFTEDDAFYQKAREELAAVEKAFEAGRRLDEKAVNLKKLKSELAEAAKGIDDYKALIEQTVNTSAELAKNRGVLDKSAAQYMANSNAFLASQNQQFERDLAERQQKVTHVSNLVDIGAEVRVMNYKAQANNTPDMIDAAAGKLDSAFTVLENLRSITRDEADLRRIDATASAGKNYQEAMKAFVPEFRKSLLADQGVLARLKTQMDENAAVYMNNCNEFLKGQQEKLSRDMLDRRNKITLVGDVINLGNDALIGTFKAQAMRSPAVIKTAMEDFSKINDKLDAIKAATRSAENLNQIEAVRQAGTTYKTAMSDFLTNWTRLQEIGLQRQEASEMAIAACKVMADAGMSGTNSVAAGAVASLGNASTVMTIGLIAALIVGCIIAFFITRGITVPVNRIIAGLNEGANQVASASTQVSSSSQSMAEGASQQAASIEETSSSMEEMSSMTKKNSENASHADHLMKEANQVVKTANDSMDNLNLSMSEISKASEETSKIIKTIDEIAFQTNLLALNAAVEAARAGEAGAGFAVVADEVRNLAMRAAEAAKNTAALIEDTVKKVTHGSELVSTTYEAFSKVAQSSAKVGEIVTEISETSNEQANGIEQVNLAITEMDQVVQQNAANAEESASASEEMSAQAEQLKEYVRDLVLIVKGSGRQNESIAGRTQIKTIAGPKRQVPAPASSREVRPNQVIPLDDDDDFTDF from the coding sequence ATGAGAAATATGAGTTTAGGAATTAAAATATCCGCAGGATTTGGGCTATTGATCCTTATTGCCATTGCGCTTGGCGGGATGGCGGTCTGGAATATGAACACGGTTAAAACACAGAGTGTAATGCTGGCTGAGGAATACGTACCCCAAGTGGAGATGGCCATGGCGCTCAGGGGGGCTGTAAACCGGCTGATGTTTGAAATGCGCGGGTATGGATTTACCGAGGACGACGCTTTCTATCAAAAAGCCCGGGAAGAGCTGGCGGCTGTGGAAAAAGCATTTGAAGCGGGAAGGCGTCTGGATGAAAAAGCAGTAAATCTTAAAAAGCTCAAGAGCGAGTTGGCCGAGGCGGCCAAGGGCATTGACGATTATAAGGCATTAATTGAACAAACCGTGAACACGAGTGCCGAACTGGCAAAGAACCGCGGAGTGCTGGATAAATCCGCAGCCCAATACATGGCCAACAGCAATGCCTTCCTGGCCAGTCAAAACCAGCAATTTGAAAGGGACTTGGCCGAACGGCAGCAAAAAGTCACCCATGTGAGTAACTTGGTTGACATCGGTGCTGAGGTCCGGGTGATGAATTATAAAGCCCAGGCCAATAATACACCGGATATGATTGATGCGGCGGCCGGCAAACTGGACAGCGCCTTCACGGTGCTCGAGAACCTTCGTTCCATCACCCGGGATGAAGCAGACCTGCGGCGCATTGATGCCACCGCTTCCGCCGGCAAAAACTACCAGGAGGCCATGAAGGCCTTTGTTCCGGAATTCAGAAAGTCGCTGTTGGCGGACCAGGGTGTATTGGCCCGGCTCAAGACCCAAATGGACGAAAATGCAGCGGTCTATATGAATAACTGTAATGAATTCCTCAAAGGACAGCAGGAAAAATTAAGCCGGGATATGCTGGATCGACGGAATAAAATAACCCTGGTGGGTGATGTGATCAATCTGGGAAATGATGCGCTTATCGGTACATTTAAAGCCCAGGCCATGAGAAGCCCGGCTGTAATAAAAACAGCCATGGAAGATTTTTCCAAAATTAATGATAAACTCGATGCCATCAAAGCCGCGACACGTTCAGCAGAAAACCTGAACCAGATTGAAGCGGTCCGGCAGGCCGGCACCACATATAAAACAGCCATGTCTGATTTTCTAACCAACTGGACCCGGCTTCAGGAAATCGGCCTTCAGCGACAGGAAGCCTCTGAAATGGCCATTGCCGCATGCAAGGTCATGGCTGATGCCGGAATGTCCGGAACCAACAGCGTTGCCGCCGGGGCGGTCGCCTCCCTTGGCAATGCATCCACGGTTATGACTATCGGTTTGATCGCTGCGCTCATTGTGGGATGCATCATCGCATTTTTTATTACCCGGGGCATCACCGTACCGGTGAACCGGATTATTGCCGGTCTGAATGAAGGTGCCAATCAGGTGGCGTCTGCATCCACGCAAGTCTCTTCATCCAGTCAGTCCATGGCGGAAGGCGCCTCCCAACAGGCGGCATCCATTGAAGAGACCTCTTCCTCCATGGAAGAGATGTCATCGATGACCAAAAAGAACTCCGAAAATGCAAGCCATGCAGACCACCTCATGAAAGAAGCCAATCAGGTGGTTAAAACGGCCAATGACTCCATGGACAATTTGAATCTCTCCATGAGTGAGATCTCAAAAGCCAGCGAGGAAACCTCCAAAATCATCAAAACCATTGATGAAATTGCATTCCAGACCAATCTTCTGGCATTAAATGCGGCTGTGGAAGCGGCCCGTGCCGGTGAAGCCGGCGCCGGATTTGCCGTGGTCGCCGATGAGGTCAGAAATCTTGCCATGAGAGCAGCGGAAGCAGCCAAAAACACGGCAGCATTAATTGAAGACACCGTAAAAAAAGTCACTCATGGATCTGAACTTGTCTCCACCACCTATGAGGCCTTTTCAAAAGTGGCCCAAAGCTCTGCTAAAGTCGGGGAGATCGTGACCGAGATATCCGAAACGTCCAATGAGCAGGCCAACGGCATTGAACAAGTCAATTTAGCGATCACGGAAATGGATCAGGTAGTACAGCAAAATGCCGCCAATGCAGAAGAATCGGCTTCAGCATCAGAAGAAATGAGCGCCCAGGCCGAACAACTCAAGGAGTATGTGAGGGACCTGGTACTCATAGTCAAGGGCAGCGGCAGACAAAACGAATCCATAGCCGGACGCACGCAAATCAAAACCATTGCTGGACCGAAAAGACAAGTGCCGGCCCCGGCATCATCCCGAGAGGTCAGGCCGAACCAGGTGATTCCGCTGGATGACGATGATGATTTTACTGATTTTTAA
- a CDS encoding chemotaxis protein CheW, producing the protein MTQDISLMDQAIREINTKIGKYLTFSLEKEEYGIGILKVKEIIGMMPITSVPRTPQFVKGVINLRGKVIPIVDLRAKFGMAGIPYTERTCIIVVEIDSSDATILIGIVVDAVSEVLNIHGDEIEDTPAFGTHLDTEYIMGMAKIDGGVKILLNIDRVLSSAEIQDFQSIA; encoded by the coding sequence ATGACCCAGGACATAAGCCTCATGGACCAAGCCATCAGGGAGATCAACACAAAAATAGGGAAATACCTGACCTTTTCCCTGGAAAAAGAAGAATATGGCATCGGGATTCTAAAAGTAAAGGAAATCATCGGAATGATGCCCATTACATCGGTTCCCCGGACCCCGCAGTTCGTTAAAGGAGTGATTAACCTGAGAGGAAAAGTGATCCCCATTGTGGACTTGAGAGCCAAATTCGGCATGGCCGGCATTCCATATACGGAACGAACCTGCATTATCGTCGTGGAGATTGACTCCAGCGATGCCACGATTCTCATCGGCATCGTGGTGGATGCGGTATCTGAAGTCCTGAATATCCATGGTGATGAAATTGAAGACACCCCGGCCTTTGGCACCCATCTGGACACTGAATATATCATGGGTATGGCCAAAATCGATGGAGGGGTCAAAATTTTGCTGAATATTGACCGGGTTCTTTCCAGCGCAGAGATTCAAGATTTTCAAAGTATCGCATAG
- a CDS encoding response regulator yields the protein MKILIVEDDPQVAAYIQRRLERWGYDYQTAGNGKEALHHVLETAFDVILLDIMLPDYLGYDLIPEFKQIDPDINIITMTGENSRELEQRVRKEGILYYMVKPIETQNLKLLLAHLSKNG from the coding sequence ATGAAAATTCTTATTGTTGAGGATGACCCCCAGGTTGCCGCCTATATTCAAAGAAGACTGGAACGATGGGGATATGACTATCAGACAGCAGGCAATGGAAAAGAGGCTTTGCACCACGTTTTAGAAACCGCATTTGATGTCATTTTACTGGATATCATGCTGCCGGACTACCTGGGATATGATCTCATCCCTGAATTCAAACAGATTGATCCGGACATCAACATTATCACCATGACCGGAGAGAATTCGCGTGAATTAGAACAACGTGTCAGAAAAGAGGGAATTTTATATTACATGGTTAAGCCGATTGAAACTCAAAACCTTAAACTCTTATTGGCACATCTGTCCAAAAACGGATAG